One Lutra lutra chromosome 7, mLutLut1.2, whole genome shotgun sequence DNA window includes the following coding sequences:
- the LOC125105427 gene encoding ER membrane protein complex subunit 3-like — MAGPELLLDSNIRLWVVLPIVIITFFVGMIRHYVSILLQSDKKLTQEQVSDSQVLIRSRVLRENGKYIPKQSFLTRKYYFNNPEDGFFKKTKRKVVPPSPMTDPTMLTDMMKGNVTNVLPMILIGGWINMTFSGFVTTKVPFPLTLRFKPMLQQGIELLTLDASWVSSASWYFLNVFGLRSIYSLILGQDNAADQSRMMQEQMTGAAMAMPADTNKAFKTEWEALELTDHQWALDDVEEELIAKDLHFEGMFKKELQTSIF; from the coding sequence ATGGCGGGGCCGGAGCTGCTGCTCGACTCCAACATCCGCCTTTGGGTGGTCCTACCCATCGTTATCATCACCTTCTTTGTGGGCATGATCCGCCACTACGTGTCCATCCTGCTGCAGAGCGACAAGAAGCTCACCCAGGAGCAAGTCTCCGACAGTCAGGTCCTAATTCGGAGCAGAGTCCtcagggaaaatggaaaatacattcCCAAACAGTCTTTCTTGACACGAAAATATTACTTCAACAACCCAGAGGATGgatttttcaaaaaaactaaaaggaaggTAGTGCCTCCTTCTCCTATGACTGATCCCACTATGCTCACAGACATGATGAAAGGCAATGTAACAAATGTGCTCCCTATGATTCTTATTGGTGGATGGATCAACATGACGTTCTCAGGCTTTGTCACAACCAAGGTCCCATTTCCACTGACTCTCCGTTTTAAGCCAATGCTGCAACAGGGAATTGAACTACTCACATTAGATGCATCCTGGGTGAGTTCTGCATCCTGGTACTTCCTCAATGTCTTTGGGCTTCGGAGTATTTACTCTCTGATTCTGGGCCAAGATAATGCCGCCGACCAGTCAAGGATGATGCAGGAGCAGATGACGGGAGCAGCCATGGCCATGCCTGCAGACACCAACAAAGCTTTCAAGACAGAGTGGGAAGCTTTGGAGCTGACAGATCACCAGTGGGCACTAGATGATGTCGAAGAGGAGCTCATCGCCAAAGACCTCCACTTTGAAGGCATGTTTAAGAAGGAATTACAGACCTCGATTTTTTGA